Genomic segment of Desulfarculaceae bacterium:
TGAAGCCGGGCATGGTGTGGCGCTGGTCGAACACGGCCATATGAACCGACTTGGGCTTGGCCCCGTTCTTCTTGCACACCGGCAGGTCGTAGCTGGTGGGCTTGCCGCTGGCCACCTGCACCAAAATCAGCTCCTCCTGGCCGCAGGGGGAGATGAGGGTCACGCTGACCGGCTTGGCGCTGTGGTTGTGGAACACCAGGTCCGCCGCCGAGGCCAGGGCGGGCGGCAGGGCCAGGGACAGGGCGAGCAGGCAAAGGCACAGGACTCGGGACATGACGCTATCCTCGCAAGGCGCGGGTGGCTGGCAAAGGGCGGGCCTTGATTCCAGCTTGGCACAGCCCGGCCCCGGCCACAAGCTCCCCGTGTCTTGACCGCCCCGGCTCCAACGCCTATCCTTGGGGAAGGCCTTCCCGGTCCGCGCCCCCTGCCCGCGCAATGGAGAGAAACGGCCATGAAAATTCGTCGCGCCCGCCCCATCCTGGCCCTTTTGCTGGCCCTGGCCTTGGCTCTGAGCCTGGCCGCCTGCGGCACCAGCTACGACCAGGAGACCTACGACAAGATCAAGATCAACATGACCCTCAAGGAGGCCATCGCGCTCCTGGGCGAGCCCAGCGAGAGCAGCGGCATGTCCCTGGGGGGTGTGTCCGGCACCTCGGCCACCTGGAAAGACGAGCACGGCACCATCAACCTCCAGTTCATCAACGGGAAGGTCAAGGTGAAGACCTACACCAAACCGGAGTAAGCGATTGATCCCGGTCGTCGGCATCTGCGGGGCCTCGGGCAGCGGCAAGACCACCCTGGTGGCAAAGCTGCTGCCCCTTATCAAGGCCCAAGGAATTAAGGTGGGGGTGCTCAAGCACCACGGCCACGGCGAAGCGGTGCCCACCCCTGCGGAGTGGGAGGGCAAGGACAGCGCCCGCCTGGCCGCGGCCGGGGCCGACCGGGTGGGCCTGGCCCATCCCGGCGGGGTGTGGCTGGAGGCCCCCCATCTGGGCGGGGCCGGTCCCCGCGCCCTCACCGCCCGGCTCATGGGCGGGCTGGAGCTGGTGATCGCCGAGGGCTTCAAGACGGCGGGCATCCCCAAGATCGAGGTGGTGGCCCCCGGGGCCGCGCCCATCCTGCCCCCGGGCGGCGAGCTTTTGGCCATCGCCCGCCGGGGCGGCGGCGGCGAGGAAGCCGGGCTGCCGGTGATCGACGCCGACGACCCCGAGGCGGTGCTGGCCTTTATTCAAGAAAAGATACGCCCGGTGACCCCGGCGGCCGACAAGGCGGTGGTGACCATCGACGGCCAGGAGCTGCCGGTGAACGCCTTCGTGGCCACCATGCTCTCGGGCCTATTGCGCGGCTTCATCGGCTCGCTGAAAGGGGCCGACGCCTCGGGAAAGATCGAGGTGCGCCTTGGCTGAGAGCCCGGCTCGCTTCACCCCCGAAACCCCCCTGCCCTCCCCCCGGCGCATCGCCCAGCTTTGGGAGGACTTCGCCATGCTGGACAACATCCGGGAGCACTCCCGGGTGGTGAGCGGGGTGGCCCTGTTGGTCACCGACTGGCTGGCCGAGTCGGGCGTGGTGCTCAACCGCGAGGCGGTCAAGGCCGGGGCCCTGTTGCACGACATCGCCAAGACTCCCTGCCTGGGCCAGAAGTGCCGCCACGACGACGAGGGGGCCCGCATCCTGGGCGAACTGGGCTACCCCGAGCTGGCCTATCTGGTGAAACTGCACGTGGTGCTGCCCCCGGAGCATCCCCTGGACGAGACCATGGTGGTGAACTACGCGGACAAGCGCGTGACCCACGACCAGCTCTGCACCCTGGGCCAGCGCTACGCCTACATCACCCAGCGCTACGGCCGGGGCGACCCGGCCCTGGAGGCGCGCATCGGCACGGGCCTGGAGCGGGCCCGCCAGGTGGAAGCCGAAATATTCAGCCACATCGACCAGGGACGCGGCCCGGCCGACGTTTCCAAGCATTGGCAAGAAAAACTGTGAGCACCCGCCCCCTAAAAGTTGCCCTGATCATGGGCGGCACCTCCAGCGAGCGTGACGTGAGCCTCAAGTCCGGCAAGGCCTGCCTAAAAGCCATGGCCGAGCTGCCCCATTCGGTGAGCGTCTTCGACCCGGCCGAGGATCTGGGCCGCTTGGTGGCCGAGGCCAAGGACTTTGACGTGGCCCTGGTGATGCTGCACGGACCGGGCGGCGAGGACGGCCGCTTGCAGGGCCTGCTGGACCTGGTGGGCCTGCCCTACCAGTGCGCCGGGGTGCTGGGCTGCGCCCTGGCCATGGACAAGCCCCGGGCCAAGGAGCTTTTCCGCGCCGCCAATATCCCGGTGGCCGAGGACAGGGTCTTCCGGCGCGGGGTGGACCACGACCCGGCCTGGAGCATCCTGAGGGAGCTGGAGCTGCCGTTGGTGATAAAGCCGGCCCGCGAGGGCTCCAGCTTCGGCATCTCCCTGGTCTACCGAGAGGATGAGCTGGCCCCGGCCCTGGAAAAGGCCTTTGCCAAGGACCGGGTGGTATTGGCCGAGCGCCTCATGGTCGGCCGCGAGCTGACCGCCGGAGTGATCGGCAACCGTGAGCTGACCGCCCTGCCCCTGGTGGAGATCATCCCCGGCGGCGAGCACGAGTTTTTCGACTTCGAGGCCAAGTACACCCCCGGCGCCTCGCGGGAGGTCTGCCCGGCCGAGGTGGACCCCGAAACCACGGCCCGGGTGCAGGAGCTGGGCATCGCCGCCCACCGCGCCCTGGGCCTCAGGGGATATTCGCGCACCGACTTCATACTCACCGACGAGGGGCCCTTCGCCCTGGAAACCAACACCATCCCCGGCATGACCGAGACCAGCCTGCTGCCCCAGGCCGCGGCCGCCGCGGGCATGAGCTTTGCTTCGCTCATCGATAGGCTGCTAGAATTGGCCTTGGAGGATAGATCATGAAGCCGCCCGCCGCGGAGCCGCCCTGCGCCAAGTGCAAATGGCGCAACAAGGCCGAGCAGAATCCCGGAGGCCTGTTGGCCCGCTTGTGGCGCTGGCACACCGGCTGGTGTCCCGGCTGGAAGCGCTACCAGGCCTGGCTGTCCGCCCAAGCTAAATAGGCCGCGCCACCCGGGCGGCCGCCGCACTGGAGAGTGATGATGGTCCGTCTGTTGCGCCCCCTCGCCGCCCTGTTGCTGGTGCTCCTCGTGGCCGCACCGGCCCTGGCCTGGACCGAGTTTCGCCTTGATGGCCTCCAGCGCGGCAAGCGCTACACCCTCACCGTGTCCGAGGGCGGCAAGTTCGGCTCCTGGAAGCAGAGCGGGGTGGGCGATCTGAAGGTGACGCCCAAGCAGGTGAGCTTCACCGCCAAGGGCAACAAGGCGGTGTTGTTCGCGGTGCTCCGGGTGAAGGCGGACGCGGTGCTGGGCAACCTGAACCCCTACAAGGGGGTGCGCGGTCAGGTGCAGGCCGGGAGCTACCAGGGCTATCTGGAAGACGGGGTGTGGTTCATCGATTTCCCCGGCGCGCCGCTGACCTGCACCGCCAACCCCAGCTGCGTCACCGACAAATGCCCGCCCGGGCAAAAGTGCTTCTCCTGGCAGGGCAAGTTCTACTGCTGCTGGCTGGACCCCGGACGGCCCTAGCGGCAAGCTAATCTGTTGAAAATTTTTGATCGCGCCTGACGAGGCTGCGTTTAGCTAAAGCTCGCGGACCGGCAATCAGGCGTCAGGCGAAGCCGTCCTCACCTGCCCGCTGCCTTCATCCAAGCTGCGGCCACCCACCCCCATATGGCGTTGAACAGCACCACCAAGGCCGGAGTGAGCGCGCCCAGCTCCAGGCCCCACATGCCTTTGTCCGCCTGGTAGGGGAACACCACCAACAGCTGCACCAGGGTGGGCCCCAGGCTGATGACCAGCCCCCGCCAAAACAGCGAGCCGCGCAAAAGGGGCAGCAAAAAGGCGATGCCCCAGATGCCGCCCCATACCATGCGCTGGTAGATCATCCCTTGGCTCAGCGCGGGCGCGATGCCCACCCCCAACATGGCGGTGACCCCAGCCGCTCCCAAAAGCCACACCGCCAGGGCGTTGGCCAGCCCGCCCAGGGCGCCGGCCGCGAATCCGTTGCTCAGATTGCTCGGAAAGGACATGGGGCCTCCGGGGTTGTTGGTTGCTCTTCCCATTCTACTACCGCAAAGCGGCCCGGAAATCTCCGCTTGACACAAAAGGGAGTAAAAAAATAGGGTTTAGGCATCCTAGAAACACAACTTTGATTGACAGGGCCGCGCCTGCCCCCCAACCGCTTTGAGCGGGAGGGGGGTTGTGTGTGGGGATACTGGTTGGGGGGGCGACAAGGATTCTATTCACGCGGGGTTTCTCTTTTCACTTGCCCCACTCAGATCGAATCGATCATGCACTCAAGGCTAGGCATTTAGCCTGGCCAAAAACATTGGCGAGCTACGCCAAGGGAAAAGGGGGATCAAATGCCTTTTTATCTCATTTTGGACCGCATCCAAATACACAATAAGTTCGAATGGTTCAGCCCAGCCGAGGTAAAGATATATAGCTTTGCCAATGACGGCAGACTGTCTCTGCCAGAGCTTGACACCTTAAAAGATGCCAAGGAATTTGCGGACAAGCAGCAAATCATTCGTGAGATGGGCAAGACCATACTCGCGAAATGGGAAGGCATTAAGATTGAAAACGTCGAAACGGATCATATCTTCAATTTCGGGGATACTGGAAAGATTGTTGCAAGCTCAGACACCCTCCCTGAAACACTGGACTGGACCATGTTGATTGTCGAGGACGACGAAGATATCCGCGACTTTGGCGAAATGATCGATAAGATTTTGCCGGATGACAAAATCGATTCTTTGTCCAGCAACCTGCTGAAGATATTCAACAAGGCAACAAACCCTCAGGTCACTGCAGCTATTGCCATAAGTAAAATGCTGATTCGCGGGGTCACCGCGGTCTTAAGGGAAAATGAAAACGATCAAATGGGCTTGATCGAGCAGTCTTTCGTAAGGAGGTTGCACTACCCCCAGGGTAAAAAAACTGGCAAGGGGGTCCCGGATTTAACCGGCAACACCTGGTACGATTACACCATATTTGGTTACGAGAAGTGAAAGGACCATGCCTAGGGAGCGCTTGCTTGGTGCAGTGTCGCTTGCAGGGCTAATTTTACTGATTATCAGCATGCGTTAATTGCAGTCCCTATGACTGCCGCAATATAAACCAAAAGATGGCTGACAAGCAGGCGCGCCCCAAAAGAAAGCCCCCGCTAGCTGATGCTAGCGGGGGCTTTGAGATAAAACCGGCGGCGTCCTACTCTCCCACATTTGAAAAATGCAGTACCATCGGCGCTGAGAGGCTTAACTTCCGTGTTCGGGATGGGAACGGGTGTTTCCCTCTCGCTATAGCCACCGGAAACTGAGTTCTGTGACAATAGTAATAAAGCGACAAGCACGTTTTTCAATTGCTGATACAGAGTTTTGACCAAGCCCGCATTATTGGATTCGCGAGCTTAATTAAAAGTGACCAAGCCTCACGGGCTATTAGTACCGGTCAGCTGAGTACATCACTGTACTTACACCTCCGGCCTATCAACCTTGTAGTCTTCAAGGGCCCTTCAGCCTCCGAAGAGGAGGGAAATCTTATCTTGGAGGGGGCTTCCCGCTTAGATGCTTTCAGCGGTTATCCCTTCCGAACGTAGCTACCCTGCGGTGCCGCTGGCGCGACAACAGGAACACCAGGGGTTCGTCCACTCCGGTCCTCTCGTACTAGGAGCAGCTCTCCTCAAATTTCCTACGCCCACAGAAGATAGGGACCGAACTGTCTCACGACGTTCTAAACCCAGCTCACGTACCGCTTTAATTGGCGAACAGCCAAACCCTTGGGACCGGCTCCAGCCCCAGGATGCGATGAGCCGACATCGAGGTGCCAAACCTCCCCGTCGATGTGAACTCTTGGGGGAGATAAGCCTGTTATCCCCGGCGTACCTTTTATCCGTTGAGCGATGGCCCTTCCATTCGGGACCACCGGATCACTAAGGCCTACTTTCGTACCTGCTCGACCTGTCGGTCTCGCAGTCAAGCTCCCTTATGCCTTTACACTCTACGGCTGGTTTCCAATCAGCCTGAGGGAACCTTCGCGCGCCTCCGTTACTCTTTTGGAGGCGACCGCCCCAGTCAAACTACCTACCAGACACTGTCCCCGGCCCGGATAACGGGTCAAGGTTAGATTCCTAAGATAACAAGGGTGGTATTTCAAGGTTGGCTCCACCGAGACTAGCGTCCCAGCTTCAAAGCCTCCCACCTATCCTACACATATTAGCCCAAGAACCAATGTCAAGCTGTAGTAAAGGTGCACGGGGTCTTTCCGTCTTTCTGCGGGTAGACGGCATCTTCACCGCCACTACAATTTCGCTGAGTCCCTGGCTGAGACAGTGGGGAAGTCGTTACGCCATTCGTGCAGGTCGGAACTTACCCGACAAGGAATTTCGCTACCTTAGGACCGTTATAGTTACGGCCGCCGTTTACCGGGGCTTCGGTTCAAAGCTTCTCCCGAAGGATAACCTCTTCCCTTAACCTTCCGGCACCGGGCAGGCGTCAGACCCTATACGTCGTCTTGCGACTTAGCAGAGTCCTATGTTTTTAGTAAACAGTCGCTACCCCCATTTCTCTGCGACCTCCCTCAGCTCAGTAAGTAAATCACATCACCAAGAGAGGCATACCTTCTCCCGAAGTTACGGTATAATTTTGCCGAGTTCCTTAGCCAGAGTTCTCTCAAGCGCCTTGGGATGCTCTCCCTGCCTACCTGTGTCGGTTTACGGTACGGTCACCAAAAGTACTCGCTAGAAGCTTTTCTTGGCAGCATGGGCTCAGTGACTTTGCGAGGTAAACCTCTCGTCATCACCTCTCGGCGTTAAGAGGAAACGGATTTGCCTATTTCCTCCGCCTACGGGCTTGAACCGCCACATCCAGCCGACGGATCACCTACCCTTCTGCGTCCCTCCTTCGCTCAAACGTACTTTAGTGGTACGGGAATATTAACCCGTTTCCCATCACCTACGCCTTTCGGCCTCGGCTTAGGGACCGACTAACCCTGAGAAGATTAGCTTTACTCAGGAAACCTAAGGCTTACGGCGAGCGGGTTTCTCACCCGCTTTTTCGCTACTCATGTCAGCATACGCTCTTGAGATAGGTCCACTAGTCCTCACGGTCTAGCTTCAACCCCTTACTCAATGCTCCCCTACCGATGGTATAAACCATCTCGCAGCTTCGGTGGTGTGCTTGAGCCCCGGTACATTTTCGGCGCGGAGCCACTTGACCAGTGAGCTATTACGCTTTCTTTAAAGGATGGCTGCTTCTAAGCCAACCTCCTGGTTGTCAGCGCATCTCCACATCCTTTCCCACTTAGCACACACTTCGGGACCTTAGCTGGCGATCTGGGTTGTTTCCCTTTCGACGATGGAACTTATCTCCCACCGACTGACTCCCGGGGTAAAAGTTGGCGGTATTCGGAGTTTGATTGAGTTTGGTACTCTGTTAGGAGCCCTAGCTCATTCAGTGCTCTACCCCCGCCACTTAATTTCCCGAGGCTATACCTAAATATATTTCGGGGAGAACCAGCTATCACCAGGTTTGATTAGCCTTTCACTCCTATCCACAGCTCATCCAAGCGGTTTTCAACCCACATTGGTTCGGTCCTCCATCTCCTGTTACAGAGACCTCAACCTGGCCATGGATAGATCACCTGGCTTCGGGTCTACTCCCTGCGACTAATTCGCCCTATTAAGACTCGCTTTCGCTACGGCTACACCTAACGGCTTAACCTCGCCACAAAGAGTAACTCGCTGACTCATTATGCAAAAGGCACGCGGTCAGACAGGCATCTCCTCAGAGATACCAACGTCCTCCCACCGCTTGTAAGCAGACGGTTTCAGGTACTATTTCACTCCCCTCACCGGGGTGCTTTTCACCTTTCCCTCACGGTACTGGTTCACTATCGGTCGTCGGCACGTATTTAGCCTTATGAGATGGTCCTCATAAATTCCGACGGGGTTCCACGTGTCCCGCCGTACTTGGGTTCCTTACCCAGGAAGGCACAGAGCATTTCGTGTACGGGACTATCACCCTCTATGGTGGTCCTTTCCAGATTCCTTCCACTATGCTTGTGCTTTGTAACTCCCCGAGAGAATTGCAGCTCTCTCCGGTAAGGTCCCACGACCCCATGTTAGCAACGCCTGCAAGCTTGGCACCAACATGGTTTGGGCTGTTCCCCGTTCGCTCGCCGCTACTAGGAGAATCACTATTGTTTTCTATTCCTGGGGCTACTTAGATGTTTCAGTTCGCCCCGTTGGCCCGGTCTAGGCTATGTGTTCACCTAGCCGTACATGGGCATGACCCCATGTGGGTTTCCCCATTCGGAAATCCCCGGATCAAAGCCTGTTTGGCGGCTCCCCGAGGCTTATCGCAGCCTTCAACGTCCTTCTTCGCCGGCCGACGCCTAGGCATCCACCGTCTGCCCTTAGTAGCTTGGCCACAAAACTTGAGAATCCAATTTGGTTTGGACTCGGCCAAAACTCTGGACAGCGAATTGATTTCGTGCTTGTCGCTCTATTCTATTGTCAGAGAACCTTGTGAGCTCGGTTGGGCTATTCGCCTTTCCTCGCTCCTGCTGGGATCCGCCCCTTACGGTCTGGGTTGGCGCCCATGCCGGCTGGCAAGTCTACTTGCCAACTGGTATGAATGCAACCCTTCGGCCAGCCCGCGTCAAGAAATTGATGGTGGAGGTGAACGGACTCGAACCGTCGGCCTCCTGCGTGCAAGGCAGGCGCTCTCCCAACTGAGCTACACCCCCGATAACAAGCCAAAAAAATGGTGGGCCTAGTAAGAGTTGAACTTACGACCTCACGCTTATCAGGCGTGCGCTCTAACCGAAACTGAGCTATAGGCCCATCTACCAGAAACGACGCATCAGGGCCCTGCTCTTTGAGCCCGTCACGGGGCTGACTCTTAATCTGTCTTTTCAGAGAACAAAAAGTTGATCGCTGAAAACTGAACAGCGGGACAGCAGACGTTGAGACGCATTGACCTTAGGTAGCTTGGACGATGCCAGGCGGATACCGCCTGATCGATCGCCTAGAAGCTCCTTAGAAAGGAGGTGATCCAGCCGCAGGTTCCCCTACGGCTACCTTGTTACGACTTCACCCCAATTACCGGCCATACCTTGGGGACCTGCCTCCCGCAAGGGGTTGGCTCGGCCACTTCTGGTACAGCAGGCTTTCGTGGTGTGACGGGCGGTGTGTACAAGGCCCGGGAACGTATTCACCCCGGCATGCTGATCCGGGATTACTAGCGATTCCAACTTCATGGAGTCGAGTTGCAGACTCCAATCCGAACTGAGGCAGGTTTTTTGAGATTAGCTGAATCTTGCGATATCGCTGCTCTTTGTACCTACCATTGTAGCACGTGTGTAGCCCTGGGCATAAGGGCCATGAGGACTTGACGTCATCCCCACCTTCCTCCCCGTTGACCGGGGCGGTATCACTAGAGTGCCTAACTTAATACTGGCAACTAGAGAAAGGGGTTGCGCTCGTTGCGGGACTTAACCCAACATCTCACGACACGAGCTGACGACAGCCATGCAGCACCTGTCACCCGGCCACCGAAGTGGAAACCTACTTTCATAGGCTATCCGGGGATGTCAAACCCAGGTAAGGTTCTGCGCGTTGCGTCGAATTAAACCACATGCTCCACCGCTTGTGCGGGCCCCCGTCAATTCCTTTGAGTTTCATTCTTGCGAACGTACTCCCCAGGTGGATCACTTATCGCTTTCGCTTGGTCACTGACTGTGTATCGCCAACAACGAGTGATCATCGTTTACGGCGTGGACTACCAGGGTATCTAATCCTGTTTGCTCCCCACGCTTTCGTGCATGAGCGTCAGTTACAGTTTAGTGAGCTGCTTTCGCTATCGGTGTTCTGTATCATATCTATGCATTTCACCGCTACATGATACATTCCGCCCACTTCAAATGTACTCAAGAATGACAGTATCAACGGCAGTTCTACAGTTGAGCTGTAGGATTTCACCACTGACTTATCATTCCGCCTGCGCACCCTTTAAACCCAATAAATCCGGATAACGCTTGCACCCTCCGTATTACCGCGGCTGCTGGCACGGAGTTAGCCGGTGCTTCCTTTGGTGGTACCGTCAGGCAACGAACTTATTCAGTTCAATGCGTTTCTTCCCACCTGACAGGGCTTTACGACCCGAAGGCCTTCTTCACCCACGCGGCGTGGCTGCGTCAGGGTTTCCCCCATTGCGCAAGATTCCTCACTGCTGCCTCCCGTAGGAGTCTGGGCCGTGTTCCAGTCCCAGTGTGACTGATCATCCTCTCAGACCAGCTACCCATCGCGGCCTTGGTAAGCCGTTACCTTA
This window contains:
- the mobB gene encoding molybdopterin-guanine dinucleotide biosynthesis protein B, encoding MIPVVGICGASGSGKTTLVAKLLPLIKAQGIKVGVLKHHGHGEAVPTPAEWEGKDSARLAAAGADRVGLAHPGGVWLEAPHLGGAGPRALTARLMGGLELVIAEGFKTAGIPKIEVVAPGAAPILPPGGELLAIARRGGGGEEAGLPVIDADDPEAVLAFIQEKIRPVTPAADKAVVTIDGQELPVNAFVATMLSGLLRGFIGSLKGADASGKIEVRLG
- a CDS encoding HD domain-containing protein, with translation MAESPARFTPETPLPSPRRIAQLWEDFAMLDNIREHSRVVSGVALLVTDWLAESGVVLNREAVKAGALLHDIAKTPCLGQKCRHDDEGARILGELGYPELAYLVKLHVVLPPEHPLDETMVVNYADKRVTHDQLCTLGQRYAYITQRYGRGDPALEARIGTGLERARQVEAEIFSHIDQGRGPADVSKHWQEKL
- a CDS encoding D-alanine--D-alanine ligase — encoded protein: MSTRPLKVALIMGGTSSERDVSLKSGKACLKAMAELPHSVSVFDPAEDLGRLVAEAKDFDVALVMLHGPGGEDGRLQGLLDLVGLPYQCAGVLGCALAMDKPRAKELFRAANIPVAEDRVFRRGVDHDPAWSILRELELPLVIKPAREGSSFGISLVYREDELAPALEKAFAKDRVVLAERLMVGRELTAGVIGNRELTALPLVEIIPGGEHEFFDFEAKYTPGASREVCPAEVDPETTARVQELGIAAHRALGLRGYSRTDFILTDEGPFALETNTIPGMTETSLLPQAAAAAGMSFASLIDRLLELALEDRS